A stretch of Nonomuraea africana DNA encodes these proteins:
- a CDS encoding methionine synthase, which produces MSFGASGVGSHPGEDHFEALRVVFGELPGLPYLPELPARGVGADLVGRTAALLVELPVEVQPSGWRLASRPGRDHRRAVDHLARDLDGLEEVADGYEGPLKLQVCGPWTLAGAIELRHGDKMLSDQGAVRDLTASLAQGVADHVESVRRRVPGVTEIVLQLDEPGLPGVLAGSVPTASGFGRLSAVEEWRVEEALRRFPDPVVHCCAPRVPISLLRRAGARAISLDAALLSRRDEEPIGEAVEAGVDFFLGVLPGLDARLPDVKVVAKTATELWQRLGFAVEDLPNRVVLTPACGLAGASPAYAKAALGTLRETAKALRGD; this is translated from the coding sequence ATGTCCTTTGGCGCGAGCGGTGTCGGATCACATCCAGGTGAGGATCACTTCGAGGCGCTTCGGGTGGTGTTCGGGGAGTTGCCCGGCCTGCCGTACCTGCCGGAGCTGCCCGCGAGAGGCGTCGGGGCCGACCTGGTCGGCAGGACGGCGGCGCTGCTGGTCGAGCTGCCGGTCGAGGTGCAGCCTTCGGGCTGGCGGCTGGCCTCACGCCCGGGGCGCGACCACCGCAGGGCCGTCGACCACCTCGCCCGCGACCTCGACGGGCTCGAGGAGGTCGCCGACGGCTACGAGGGGCCGCTGAAGCTGCAGGTGTGCGGGCCGTGGACGCTGGCGGGGGCGATCGAGCTGCGCCACGGCGACAAGATGCTCTCCGACCAGGGCGCCGTGCGCGATCTGACCGCCTCGCTCGCGCAGGGGGTCGCCGACCACGTCGAGTCGGTGCGCAGGCGGGTCCCCGGCGTGACCGAGATCGTGCTGCAGCTCGACGAGCCGGGGTTGCCCGGGGTGCTGGCGGGCAGCGTCCCGACGGCCTCGGGATTCGGCAGGCTCTCCGCCGTGGAGGAGTGGCGGGTGGAGGAGGCGCTGAGGCGCTTCCCCGACCCGGTCGTGCACTGCTGCGCGCCCAGAGTGCCGATCTCCCTGCTGCGCAGGGCCGGGGCGCGGGCCATCTCGCTCGACGCCGCGCTGCTGTCGAGGCGCGACGAGGAGCCGATCGGCGAGGCGGTCGAGGCCGGCGTCGACTTCTTCCTCGGTGTCCTGCCGGGCCTCGACGCCAGGCTGCCCGACGTGAAGGTGGTCGCCAAGACCGCGACGGAGCTGTGGCAGCGGCTCGGGTTCGCCGTGGAGGACCTGCCGAACCGGGTGGTCCTCACGCCGGCGTGCGGGCTGGCCGGCGCCTCTCCCGCCTACGCCAAGGCGGCGCTCGGCACGCTCAGGGAGACGGCGAAAGCGCTGCGCGGAGACTGA
- a CDS encoding sensor histidine kinase → MRWIAWAGAVFSPAAALTSWWLAEQVPWALSMEGVDPIALLFPVAAAFLIARRPRLPFLWIMWGTGVVWAVYSLAFAGTHWLTAFAPGPYVPYLGWLALWLWLWTVPTFIGIMPLLFPDGRLPSRGWRWVLYGNLFLMVGHSLMLGLSPDAGFEIEIEGFVNPFGVEALGSIPETVESWITPPMMALSVLGLASLGFRYRAAGPELRRQIAWYAVTMGAFVGFWLVRGDDPVLVALHLLLAGGIPISVVAAVLRHQLYGIQIILNRTLVYGALAVVVGVVYAALIWLGDHLVGSYGPVAGLVAAMLVGALFHPVRQRLQQAVDRLFDVERNPYRAADRLSRTVQEAGDPAEALATATSVVRWALGARGAAVEIEGAVTIVDGELGEEPKAVPLDWHGEPVGRLLLNGARQGREPLSVLARHLAELAHAVRLTTDLMRSRERIRATRDEERRRLGRELHDGLGPALTSVTMTIDEARRRLARDPESVAPLLMRVREEMTSTIVSVRELVYGLRPPALDDLGLEGALRFFGQAPGPRVDVVVEGSLDGLPAAVEVAVYRIVQEALTNVRRHAEATACLVRLARADGELRVVVSDDGVGLPPSPPAGVGLTSMRERAAETGGTCTAGRREGGGTEIAARLPLY, encoded by the coding sequence ATGCGCTGGATCGCCTGGGCGGGCGCGGTGTTCTCGCCCGCGGCGGCGTTGACGTCGTGGTGGCTGGCCGAGCAGGTGCCGTGGGCCCTGTCGATGGAGGGCGTCGACCCCATCGCGCTGCTCTTCCCCGTCGCCGCGGCGTTCCTGATCGCGCGCAGGCCGCGGCTGCCGTTCCTGTGGATCATGTGGGGCACCGGCGTGGTGTGGGCGGTCTACAGCCTCGCCTTCGCCGGCACCCACTGGCTGACCGCGTTCGCCCCTGGGCCGTACGTGCCCTACCTCGGCTGGCTGGCGCTGTGGCTGTGGTTGTGGACGGTGCCGACGTTCATCGGGATCATGCCGCTGCTCTTCCCCGACGGGCGGCTGCCGTCCAGGGGGTGGCGGTGGGTGCTCTACGGCAACCTGTTCCTGATGGTCGGCCATTCGCTCATGCTCGGCCTGAGCCCCGACGCTGGCTTCGAGATCGAGATCGAGGGCTTCGTCAACCCGTTCGGCGTCGAGGCGCTCGGCTCGATCCCCGAGACCGTCGAGTCGTGGATCACCCCGCCGATGATGGCTCTGTCGGTGCTGGGCCTGGCCTCGCTCGGCTTCCGCTACCGGGCGGCGGGCCCCGAGCTGCGCAGGCAGATCGCCTGGTACGCGGTCACGATGGGGGCGTTCGTCGGCTTCTGGCTGGTGCGCGGCGACGACCCCGTCCTGGTCGCCCTGCACCTGCTGCTGGCCGGCGGCATCCCGATCTCTGTCGTCGCGGCCGTGCTGCGTCACCAGCTGTACGGCATCCAGATCATCCTCAACAGGACCCTGGTGTACGGCGCGCTCGCGGTCGTCGTGGGCGTCGTCTACGCCGCGCTGATCTGGCTCGGCGACCACCTGGTGGGCTCCTACGGCCCGGTCGCGGGACTGGTGGCGGCGATGCTGGTGGGCGCGCTCTTCCACCCCGTACGGCAGCGCCTCCAGCAGGCCGTGGACCGCCTGTTCGACGTCGAGCGCAACCCCTACCGGGCGGCCGACCGGCTCAGCCGTACCGTGCAGGAGGCAGGCGACCCCGCCGAGGCGCTGGCCACCGCGACCTCGGTGGTCAGATGGGCGCTCGGCGCGCGAGGGGCGGCCGTCGAGATCGAGGGCGCGGTCACGATCGTGGACGGCGAGCTGGGCGAGGAGCCGAAGGCGGTGCCGCTCGACTGGCACGGCGAGCCCGTCGGCCGGCTGCTGCTCAACGGCGCGAGGCAGGGCAGGGAGCCGCTGTCCGTGCTGGCCAGGCACCTGGCCGAGCTGGCGCACGCCGTACGCCTGACCACCGATCTGATGCGCTCGCGCGAGCGCATCAGGGCCACCCGCGACGAGGAGCGGCGGCGGCTCGGCAGGGAGCTGCACGACGGGCTCGGTCCCGCGCTGACCAGCGTCACGATGACGATCGACGAGGCGCGGCGGCGGCTCGCGCGCGACCCCGAGTCGGTGGCGCCGCTGCTGATGCGGGTGCGCGAGGAGATGACCTCGACGATCGTGTCGGTGCGGGAGCTGGTCTACGGCCTGCGCCCGCCGGCCCTCGACGATCTAGGCCTGGAGGGGGCGTTGCGCTTCTTCGGCCAGGCCCCCGGGCCGCGCGTGGACGTGGTCGTGGAGGGCTCGCTCGACGGGCTGCCCGCGGCGGTCGAGGTGGCGGTCTACCGGATCGTCCAGGAGGCGCTGACGAACGTCCGCAGGCACGCGGAGGCCACTGCCTGCCTGGTGCGGCTGGCCCGCGCGGACGGGGAGCTGCGCGTGGTGGTCTCCGATGACGGGGTGGGCCTGCCGCCGTCGCCGCCCGCCGGGGTGGGACTGACCTCCATGCGGGAGCGCGCGGCCGAGACCGGCGGCACCTGTACGGCGGGACGGCGCGAGGGCGGCGGCACGGAGATAGCGGCCCGATTGCCTCTCTACTGA
- a CDS encoding sensor histidine kinase, with amino-acid sequence MGRKLLGALGPLLVVAAGWLGVFAVPGFRPAEAVVGAVFPPVGAFLLGRRPGLLTARLLLAVGLVSAVYTFAHGPHAWSPQVGLLLLGPLAVTFPDGKPPSRPWGPLPAVMVVGPLALAAVAMTDPGAAAALPTVVGVVPFLGVGALVHRYRRGDADTRRQVAWFGYPLVIVASCAFFDDAPLATAVQSAAIAAMPVAVAVAVLRHRLHDIDLIVNRTLVYTVLTAVIGAVYFGITAVAAGLGSWSGLVAALAAGALFHPVRQRLQEAADRLFKVERDPYRVAHRLNQSIQQASGPIEALESAATAIRQALQADGVAVEVLLSQGTVRRVCDGEPGERATPLIWHGRPVGRLLLKGDPPDPGLLDMLVRHLAEVAHAVRLTADLQRSRERILATREEERRRLRRDLHDGLGPTLASLAMTVDEARLRLTRDPAAVDPLLHRVRSQMTEAIGDVRDLVYGLRPPALEELGLEGALRSLADGPGPRVDVVVAGAVNGLPSATSVAAYRIAQEAVTNVRRHAHATTALIRLERQEELWLTVSDDGIGLPEQRRSGVGLASMRERAAEVGGDCAVTGRPGGGTEVVARLPLKAEEGAE; translated from the coding sequence ATGGGGAGAAAACTGCTCGGGGCATTAGGTCCGCTGCTGGTCGTCGCGGCGGGCTGGCTGGGCGTCTTCGCCGTCCCCGGCTTCCGGCCGGCGGAGGCGGTCGTGGGGGCGGTGTTCCCTCCCGTTGGAGCGTTCCTGCTCGGGCGGCGGCCCGGGCTACTCACCGCGCGGCTGCTGCTGGCCGTGGGCCTGGTGTCGGCGGTGTACACATTCGCGCACGGCCCGCACGCGTGGAGCCCGCAGGTGGGTCTGCTGCTGTTGGGACCGCTCGCGGTGACCTTCCCCGACGGGAAGCCGCCTTCGCGGCCGTGGGGCCCGCTGCCGGCCGTCATGGTTGTCGGGCCCCTGGCGCTCGCCGCCGTGGCGATGACCGACCCCGGAGCGGCTGCGGCGCTGCCGACCGTGGTCGGGGTGGTCCCGTTCCTGGGCGTGGGGGCGCTCGTGCACCGCTACCGCAGGGGCGACGCGGACACCAGGAGGCAGGTCGCCTGGTTCGGCTACCCGCTGGTCATCGTGGCGAGCTGCGCCTTCTTCGATGACGCGCCGCTCGCGACGGCCGTCCAGTCGGCCGCGATCGCCGCGATGCCGGTCGCCGTCGCGGTCGCCGTCCTGCGCCACCGCCTCCACGATATCGACCTGATCGTCAACCGCACACTCGTCTACACCGTGCTCACCGCGGTGATCGGCGCCGTCTACTTCGGGATCACCGCCGTGGCGGCGGGCCTCGGCTCGTGGTCGGGCCTGGTCGCCGCGCTGGCGGCGGGCGCGCTGTTCCACCCCGTACGGCAACGCCTGCAGGAGGCCGCGGATCGGCTGTTCAAGGTCGAGCGCGACCCGTACCGGGTGGCCCACCGCCTCAACCAGAGCATCCAGCAGGCCAGCGGCCCGATCGAGGCGCTGGAGTCCGCGGCGACCGCGATCAGGCAGGCGCTCCAGGCCGACGGCGTGGCCGTCGAGGTGCTGCTGTCCCAGGGCACGGTCCGCAGGGTGTGCGACGGCGAGCCGGGGGAGCGGGCCACGCCGCTGATCTGGCACGGCCGTCCGGTGGGCCGCCTGCTGCTCAAGGGCGATCCGCCCGATCCCGGCCTGCTCGACATGCTGGTCAGGCATCTGGCCGAGGTGGCCCACGCCGTACGGCTGACCGCCGATCTGCAGCGCTCAAGGGAGCGCATCCTGGCCACCAGGGAGGAGGAGCGCCGCAGGCTGCGCAGGGACCTGCACGACGGGCTCGGGCCCACGCTGGCCAGCCTGGCGATGACCGTCGACGAGGCGCGGTTGCGCCTGACCAGGGACCCGGCGGCGGTCGATCCGCTGCTCCACAGGGTGCGCAGCCAGATGACCGAGGCGATCGGGGACGTGCGCGACCTGGTCTACGGGCTGCGCCCGCCCGCGCTGGAGGAGCTGGGCCTGGAGGGCGCGCTGCGGTCGCTGGCGGACGGGCCTGGACCGAGGGTGGACGTGGTCGTGGCGGGCGCCGTGAACGGGCTGCCCTCCGCGACGAGCGTGGCCGCCTACCGGATCGCGCAGGAGGCGGTGACGAACGTGCGCAGGCACGCCCACGCCACCACGGCCCTGATCCGGCTGGAGCGCCAGGAGGAGCTGTGGCTGACCGTGTCGGACGACGGGATCGGGCTGCCCGAGCAGCGGCGCAGCGGGGTGGGGCTGGCCTCGATGCGCGAGCGCGCGGCCGAGGTGGGCGGCGACTGCGCGGTCACGGGCCGGCCGGGCGGCGGCACCGAGGTGGTCGCGCGGCTGCCGCTCAAGGCCGAGGAGGGTGCGGAGTGA
- a CDS encoding MBL fold metallo-hydrolase, which translates to MKLTKFGHACVRLEKDGKVLVIDPGTFTDAAALDGADAVLITHNHFDHADRDKLLTLSPEVEVWTCEGVASGAAEALPAKVQTVRHGDTFDTAGFGVKVFGEWHAANHPDMPVVDNVGFLLDEEVFYPGDAFTVPDASVGTLLVPTGAPWLKLAEVVEYLRTVKAARAYSTHDALYSDLGLGLVDNWLKMEADKQGADIRRIAVGDSVTLS; encoded by the coding sequence GTGAAGCTCACGAAATTCGGCCATGCCTGCGTCCGCCTCGAGAAGGACGGCAAGGTCCTGGTCATCGACCCCGGTACGTTCACCGACGCCGCCGCCCTCGACGGCGCCGACGCCGTACTGATCACGCACAACCACTTCGACCACGCCGACCGCGACAAGCTGCTCACGCTGTCGCCCGAGGTCGAGGTGTGGACCTGCGAGGGAGTCGCCTCGGGCGCCGCCGAGGCGCTGCCCGCGAAGGTCCAGACGGTACGCCACGGCGACACCTTCGACACGGCCGGATTCGGCGTGAAGGTGTTCGGCGAGTGGCACGCCGCCAACCACCCCGACATGCCGGTCGTCGACAACGTCGGGTTCCTGCTGGACGAGGAGGTGTTCTACCCGGGGGACGCCTTCACGGTGCCGGACGCCTCCGTCGGGACGCTCCTGGTGCCCACGGGCGCGCCGTGGCTGAAGCTGGCAGAGGTCGTCGAGTACCTGCGCACGGTGAAGGCGGCACGCGCCTACTCCACGCACGACGCGCTCTACAGCGACCTGGGTCTCGGCCTGGTCGACAACTGGCTGAAGATGGAGGCGGACAAGCAGGGCGCCGACATCCGTCGCATCGCGGTGGGCGACTCCGTCACCCTGTCCTGA
- the mnmA gene encoding tRNA 2-thiouridine(34) synthase MnmA yields the protein MGLRVLAAMSGGVDSAVAAARIAEAGHDVTGVHLALSANPQSHRTGARGCCTIEDSRDARRAADVIGIPFYIWDMAERFQRDVIEDFVAEYAAGRTPNPCLRCNEKIKFEAVLDRALALGFDAVATGHHARLTDGVLSRSVDQGKDQSYVLGVLTREQLSHAIFPLGDSTKAEVREEAARRGLTVADKPDSHDICFIADGDTRGFLAKRLGQEPGSIVDQEGEVVGAHEGAYAFTVGQRKGLHIDRPTADGRPRYVLSIEPVSNTVTVGPREALRVSEITCTRPVWNGPVATGELSVQLRAHGEVYGCRFEVRDDNTVVITLDQPATGVAAGQAAVLYSGDTVIGSATIATAA from the coding sequence ATGGGACTGCGTGTGCTTGCCGCCATGTCGGGCGGCGTCGATTCCGCCGTGGCCGCTGCTCGGATCGCCGAGGCGGGCCACGATGTCACCGGTGTGCATCTGGCGCTCTCGGCCAATCCGCAATCCCACCGCACGGGGGCCAGGGGTTGCTGCACGATCGAGGACTCCCGCGACGCCCGCCGCGCCGCCGACGTCATCGGCATCCCGTTCTACATCTGGGACATGGCCGAGCGCTTCCAGCGCGACGTGATCGAGGACTTCGTCGCCGAGTACGCCGCCGGCCGCACGCCCAACCCCTGCCTCCGCTGCAACGAGAAGATCAAGTTCGAGGCGGTGCTCGACCGGGCGCTGGCGCTCGGGTTCGACGCCGTGGCCACGGGCCACCACGCCAGGCTCACCGACGGCGTGCTGTCCAGGAGCGTCGACCAGGGCAAGGACCAGTCGTACGTGCTGGGGGTGCTCACCAGGGAGCAGCTCAGCCACGCGATCTTCCCGCTCGGCGACTCCACCAAGGCCGAGGTGCGCGAGGAGGCCGCCAGGCGCGGCCTGACCGTCGCCGACAAGCCCGACAGCCACGACATCTGCTTCATCGCCGACGGCGACACCAGGGGCTTCCTCGCCAAGCGCCTGGGCCAGGAGCCCGGCAGCATCGTCGACCAGGAGGGCGAGGTCGTCGGCGCGCACGAGGGCGCCTACGCCTTCACGGTCGGCCAGCGCAAGGGCCTGCACATCGATCGCCCGACCGCCGACGGCAGGCCGCGCTACGTGCTGTCGATCGAGCCGGTGTCGAACACCGTGACCGTGGGTCCTCGCGAGGCGCTGCGGGTCTCCGAGATCACCTGCACCCGTCCGGTGTGGAACGGGCCCGTGGCCACCGGGGAGCTGTCGGTGCAGTTGCGTGCGCACGGCGAGGTCTACGGCTGCCGCTTCGAGGTCCGCGACGACAACACGGTCGTCATCACGCTCGACCAGCCGGCCACGGGCGTGGCGGCGGGCCAGGCTGCGGTGCTCTACTCGGGCGACACCGTGATCGGCTCCGCCACCATCGCCACCGCCGCCTGA
- a CDS encoding DUF695 domain-containing protein yields MRLFGRKDEEEESAEEPGDGLAEFWDWWRESRPRVDALVEAGAAESLSELIAPAVTAVHPGLVWEVAPGRKAQQALVVTAAGDPELRSLAHRWAKAAPESDALWEYHPSRQANPEAMELTLDVGGYEFALDKLLLGLRVPRGTPRMDIAAFHPVFVMLDEETRMETTLLSLDWLLGEDDVARWVGEITPATFQPIDAVEAVHLPSVIADLASEYAEEQWALLEGQTAGGAPLIATARYPLRPVDYPLYDQHIQITLPYANADENGLPVGESLASLREFEERLAARLDRLHADGVLAAHLSAESTRVIHVYADPTGEAAIHAKELIVSWEEGQPLVDVVTDPGWTSVAPFLS; encoded by the coding sequence ATGCGACTGTTCGGGCGCAAGGACGAAGAAGAAGAGAGCGCCGAGGAGCCCGGCGACGGGCTGGCGGAGTTCTGGGACTGGTGGCGGGAGTCCAGGCCCAGGGTCGACGCGCTGGTCGAGGCGGGTGCGGCCGAGAGCCTGTCGGAGCTGATCGCCCCGGCCGTCACGGCGGTCCATCCCGGCCTGGTCTGGGAGGTCGCGCCCGGCAGGAAGGCGCAGCAGGCGCTGGTCGTGACCGCGGCGGGCGATCCCGAGCTGCGGTCGCTGGCGCACCGGTGGGCCAAGGCGGCGCCCGAGAGCGACGCGCTGTGGGAGTACCACCCCTCTCGCCAGGCCAACCCCGAGGCGATGGAGCTCACGCTCGACGTGGGCGGGTACGAGTTCGCCCTCGACAAGCTGCTGCTCGGCCTGCGGGTGCCGAGGGGCACCCCGCGCATGGACATCGCCGCCTTCCATCCCGTCTTCGTCATGCTCGACGAGGAGACGAGGATGGAGACGACGCTGCTCTCCCTCGACTGGCTGCTCGGCGAGGACGACGTGGCCAGGTGGGTCGGCGAGATCACACCCGCCACGTTCCAGCCGATCGACGCCGTCGAGGCCGTGCACCTGCCCTCGGTGATCGCCGACCTCGCCTCCGAGTACGCCGAGGAGCAGTGGGCGCTGCTGGAGGGCCAGACCGCGGGCGGCGCGCCGCTCATCGCGACGGCACGCTACCCGCTGAGGCCCGTCGACTACCCGCTCTACGACCAGCACATCCAGATCACGCTGCCCTACGCGAACGCCGACGAGAACGGCCTGCCCGTGGGCGAGTCGCTGGCGTCGCTGAGGGAGTTCGAGGAGCGGCTCGCCGCCCGCCTCGACCGGCTGCACGCCGACGGGGTGCTGGCCGCCCACCTCAGCGCCGAGAGCACGCGGGTCATCCACGTCTACGCCGACCCGACGGGCGAGGCGGCCATCCACGCCAAGGAGCTGATCGTGAGCTGGGAGGAGGGCCAGCCGCTGGTCGACGTCGTCACCGACCCGGGCTGGACCTCTGTCGCCCCGTTCCTCTCCTAG
- a CDS encoding DoxX family protein, whose product MNFVETARPYVLSLFRIVVALLFACHGAAKIFGVLGGEKVPAGVWPLWYAGIIELVGGGLILLGLATRIVALICSGEMAFAYFTVHQPRALWPLQNEGELAAVFSWSFLLIAVLGPGAWALDTWLGRLRKRAPTTPTRTA is encoded by the coding sequence ATGAACTTCGTGGAGACGGCCAGACCGTACGTCCTGTCCCTGTTCCGTATCGTCGTCGCGCTGCTCTTCGCCTGCCACGGCGCGGCGAAGATCTTCGGCGTCCTCGGAGGCGAGAAGGTCCCTGCCGGTGTCTGGCCGCTGTGGTACGCGGGCATCATCGAGCTCGTGGGGGGCGGCCTGATCCTCCTCGGCCTCGCCACCCGGATCGTCGCGCTGATCTGCTCGGGCGAGATGGCCTTCGCGTACTTCACCGTCCATCAGCCGAGAGCCCTGTGGCCGCTGCAGAACGAGGGCGAGCTGGCGGCCGTCTTCTCCTGGTCGTTCCTGCTGATCGCGGTCCTGGGTCCAGGAGCGTGGGCTCTCGACACGTGGCTGGGCCGTCTCCGCAAACGAGCGCCCACCACACCCACCAGGACGGCCTGA
- a CDS encoding arylamine N-acetyltransferase family protein → MKESHVARYLDRFGATRPAEPDAQSLRALQLAHLRAVPFENLSIHLGEPISLESEALFDKIVNRRRGGFCYELNGLFAELLTALGYRVTLLAARVLHGARPGPLFDHLALRVDLDEPWLVDVGFGDFADEPLRLDERSEQKDDGGVFRVVPAPSGDGDLDIVHKGDQGYRLTARPYELADFVPTCWWQTTSPESHFTRSPVCSMRTAEGRTTISGRKLIHTVYGERTERVLREAELLPAYLDHFGIALDRLPSSGA, encoded by the coding sequence ATGAAGGAGTCGCACGTCGCCCGTTACCTCGACAGATTCGGCGCGACCCGGCCGGCCGAGCCGGACGCGCAGAGCCTGCGAGCCCTGCAGCTCGCTCACCTGAGGGCGGTGCCGTTCGAGAATCTGAGCATCCATCTCGGCGAGCCGATCTCGCTCGAATCCGAGGCGCTGTTCGACAAGATCGTCAACCGCCGCCGCGGTGGCTTCTGTTACGAGCTGAACGGGCTGTTCGCCGAGCTGCTGACCGCGCTCGGCTACCGGGTGACGCTGCTGGCCGCACGGGTCCTCCACGGCGCCAGGCCGGGGCCGCTCTTCGACCACCTGGCGCTCCGCGTGGATCTGGACGAGCCGTGGCTGGTCGACGTCGGCTTCGGTGACTTCGCCGACGAGCCGTTGCGGCTCGACGAACGCTCGGAGCAGAAGGACGACGGGGGCGTGTTCCGGGTCGTGCCCGCTCCCAGCGGCGACGGCGACCTCGACATCGTGCACAAGGGCGACCAGGGCTACCGGCTGACCGCTCGGCCGTATGAGCTGGCGGACTTCGTCCCGACGTGCTGGTGGCAGACGACCTCGCCGGAGTCGCACTTCACCAGGTCGCCGGTCTGCTCGATGCGCACAGCCGAGGGGCGGACCACGATCAGCGGCCGCAAGCTGATCCACACCGTGTACGGCGAGCGCACGGAACGCGTCCTGCGGGAAGCCGAACTGCTGCCCGCCTACCTCGACCACTTCGGGATCGCGCTCGACCGCCTCCCGTCCAGCGGAGCGTGA
- a CDS encoding cysteine desulfurase family protein yields the protein MSPAYLDHAATTPMLLQAIEAMTQQLGRVGNASSLHAAGRQARRVVEESREAIADALGARPSEVVFTAGGTEADNLAVKGLYWARAPRARILISSVEHHAALDPARWLADRQGAEVELLEVDSEGRVHPDTLRAAIERDPESVALVSVMWANNEVGTVQPIRVLSAIARDHGIPFHTDAVQAIGMLPVSFADSGAEALTLSGHKVGGPMGIGALLLARGVTPVSVLHGGGQERDVRSGTLDAPAIAGLAAAVETAVKGQREQAARLTALRHDLIHRVRQAVPDVILNGDPVDRLPGNAHFSFPGCEGDALLMLLDAKGVECSTGSACSAGVAQPSHVLLAMGAPAAAARGSLRFTLGHTSTQEDVDRLIEVLPAAVERARRAGLS from the coding sequence GTGAGCCCGGCCTATCTCGATCACGCGGCGACCACTCCGATGCTTCTCCAGGCCATCGAGGCGATGACCCAACAGCTCGGCCGCGTGGGTAACGCATCGTCGCTGCACGCCGCCGGCCGACAGGCTCGCCGGGTGGTCGAGGAGTCCCGCGAGGCGATCGCCGACGCCCTGGGGGCGCGGCCCAGCGAGGTCGTCTTCACCGCGGGCGGCACCGAGGCCGACAACCTCGCCGTCAAGGGCCTCTACTGGGCGCGCGCGCCCCGCGCGCGTATCCTGATCAGCTCGGTTGAGCACCACGCCGCGCTCGACCCCGCCAGGTGGCTGGCCGACCGCCAGGGCGCCGAGGTCGAGCTGCTCGAGGTCGACTCCGAGGGCAGGGTCCACCCTGACACGCTGCGCGCCGCCATCGAGCGCGACCCCGAGAGCGTCGCCCTGGTCAGCGTCATGTGGGCGAACAACGAGGTCGGCACCGTCCAGCCGATCCGCGTGCTCTCGGCGATCGCGCGCGACCACGGCATCCCCTTCCACACCGACGCCGTCCAGGCCATCGGCATGCTGCCGGTCTCCTTCGCCGACTCGGGCGCCGAGGCGCTCACCCTGAGCGGCCACAAGGTCGGCGGGCCCATGGGCATCGGCGCGCTGCTGCTGGCCCGCGGCGTCACGCCGGTCTCCGTCCTGCACGGCGGGGGCCAGGAGCGCGACGTCCGCTCCGGCACGCTCGACGCCCCCGCGATCGCGGGGCTGGCCGCCGCCGTGGAGACCGCGGTGAAGGGGCAGCGGGAGCAGGCCGCCCGCCTCACCGCGCTGCGCCACGACCTCATTCACCGCGTACGGCAGGCCGTCCCCGACGTGATACTCAACGGCGACCCCGTCGACCGGCTGCCGGGCAACGCGCACTTCTCCTTCCCCGGCTGCGAGGGCGACGCGCTGCTGATGCTCCTCGACGCCAAGGGCGTGGAGTGCTCGACCGGCTCGGCCTGCTCGGCGGGGGTGGCTCAGCCGTCCCACGTGCTGCTGGCGATGGGCGCGCCCGCCGCGGCCGCCCGGGGATCGCTCCGTTTCACCCTCGGGCACACGTCGACCCAGGAGGACGTCGACCGGCTGATCGAGGTACTTCCCGCGGCGGTGGAACGGGCTCGCCGGGCCGGTCTCAGCTGA
- a CDS encoding TetR/AcrR family transcriptional regulator, with protein MRRDELLDAAEELLCDQGSAALTLAAVADRAGVSKGGLLYHFSSKEALIKGMVERLIGEFDDLLAAQPHDTYTKRYLGATLAAVRSGRLRRWAVVTGASGNLFLLAPLRDAMARWHCEGLSDEPDPVASQIVRLACEGLWDVASHDPGLHTESELVALEARLLALL; from the coding sequence ATGAGGCGAGACGAGTTGCTTGACGCCGCGGAGGAGCTCCTCTGCGACCAGGGCTCGGCCGCGCTCACCCTCGCCGCCGTCGCCGACCGGGCCGGCGTGAGCAAGGGCGGGCTCCTCTACCACTTCAGCAGCAAGGAAGCCCTGATCAAGGGCATGGTCGAGCGGCTCATCGGAGAGTTCGACGACCTGCTGGCGGCCCAGCCGCACGACACGTACACCAAACGCTATCTGGGCGCCACGCTCGCGGCCGTCCGCTCGGGCCGGCTGCGACGCTGGGCCGTCGTGACGGGCGCCTCGGGCAACCTGTTCCTCCTCGCGCCGCTGCGCGACGCGATGGCCAGGTGGCACTGTGAGGGCCTGTCGGACGAGCCCGACCCGGTGGCCTCCCAGATCGTCCGGCTGGCATGCGAGGGGCTGTGGGACGTGGCCAGCCACGACCCCGGCCTCCACACCGAGAGCGAGCTCGTCGCCCTCGAGGCCCGCCTCCTCGCCCTGCTCTAG